Proteins encoded in a region of the Oscillospiraceae bacterium MB24-C1 genome:
- a CDS encoding alanine/ornithine racemase family PLP-dependent enzyme produces the protein MYPRVVVNRAHLKENVRVVRALCEKHDIAITGVTKVFGGDPEIARVFTDNGISMLGDSRIENLKNLESLEAEKWLIRPPMLSEAAQVAQYADVSLNSELNTILALDAECQHLKRRHKVVLMADLGDIREGFVNYDELVEVARQVEALQNITLLGIGVNLTCFSFIQSDADKMQQLVSIAKRVEEVVGHPLTIVSGGNSATIDLMLRGGICEGVNNLRLGESLLFGKERAKYRFLPDTYRDVFTLECEIVELKQKPSMPWGEIGVDSYGNRPSFVDIGIRTKAVCALGKQDFDVETSRPIDADIRVLGASSDHLMLDVTDSEQQYRVGDVVTLELGYFSTMRAFTSRYVKKVYLD, from the coding sequence ATGTATCCTCGGGTTGTTGTCAACCGAGCGCATCTGAAAGAAAACGTTCGGGTTGTCAGGGCATTGTGCGAAAAGCATGACATTGCGATTACGGGTGTCACAAAGGTGTTTGGGGGTGACCCCGAAATTGCGAGAGTTTTCACCGATAATGGTATTAGTATGTTGGGAGATTCGCGCATAGAGAATTTGAAAAATCTTGAATCGCTTGAAGCTGAAAAGTGGTTAATTCGTCCGCCAATGCTAAGTGAAGCGGCCCAGGTGGCTCAGTATGCGGATGTTTCACTTAACTCAGAGCTAAATACTATTTTGGCTTTAGACGCGGAGTGTCAGCATCTAAAGCGGCGGCACAAGGTTGTTTTGATGGCAGACTTGGGCGATATTCGGGAGGGCTTTGTCAATTATGATGAATTGGTAGAAGTCGCCCGACAAGTTGAGGCGCTGCAAAATATTACTCTTCTCGGTATTGGTGTTAATCTGACCTGCTTTTCATTTATTCAATCTGATGCTGATAAGATGCAGCAGTTGGTTTCTATTGCTAAACGTGTGGAAGAAGTCGTGGGGCACCCGCTGACAATAGTGAGTGGTGGTAATTCTGCTACCATTGACCTGATGCTACGCGGTGGCATCTGCGAGGGTGTCAATAACCTGCGGTTGGGCGAATCCCTGCTGTTTGGCAAGGAACGCGCAAAGTATCGCTTTTTGCCGGATACCTACCGCGATGTTTTTACACTTGAGTGCGAAATTGTGGAGCTAAAGCAGAAACCCTCAATGCCCTGGGGTGAGATAGGCGTAGATTCATATGGAAATAGACCCAGTTTTGTTGATATAGGGATACGCACTAAAGCCGTGTGCGCCCTGGGTAAACAAGATTTTGATGTGGAGACTTCGCGGCCTATTGATGCCGATATTCGAGTTTTGGGCGCAAGTTCTGATCATTTGATGCTTGATGTTACCGACAGCGAGCAGCAATATCGCGTTGGTGACGTGGTTACGCTAGAACTGGGATATTTCTCAACGATGCGCGCCTTTACCTCGCGTTATGTCAAAAAAGTTTATCTTGATTAA